A single window of Eucalyptus grandis isolate ANBG69807.140 chromosome 1, ASM1654582v1, whole genome shotgun sequence DNA harbors:
- the LOC104445716 gene encoding probable glutathione peroxidase 2, translated as MAEESSKSIYDFAVKDIRGNDVSLSEYSGKVLLIVNVASKCGLTQSNYKELNTLYEKYKDQGFEVLAFPCNQFAGQEPGSNEEIQETVCTMFKAEFPIFDKVEVNGKNAAPLYKFLKSQKGGIFGDGIKWNFTKFLVNREGKVVERYAPTTSPLKIEKDIQNLLGSS; from the exons ATGGCCGAGGAATCGTCCAAGTCCATCTACGATTTCGCCGTCAag GACATTCGTGGAAATGATGTAAGTTTGAGCGAGTACTCTGGGAAGGTTCTTCTGATTGTCAACGTTGCTTCAAAATG TGGTCTCACCCAATCAAATTACAAGGAATTGAACACTTTATATGAAAAATACAAGGATCAAG GATTTGAAGTACTGGCATTTCCATGCAACCAGTTTGCAGGACAAGAGCCAGGGAGTAATGAAGAGATTCAAGAGACTGTATGCACTATGTTCAAGGCTGAATTCCCTATTTTTGACAAG GTTGAGGTGAATGGCAAGAATGCAGCCCCTCTCTACAAGTTTTTAAAATCTCAGAAAGGAGGGATATTTGGAGATGGCATCAAATGGAACTTTACAAAGTTTCTGGTGAACAGAGAAGGGAAAGTTGTGGAGAGATATGCTCCCACTACATCACCTCTTAAAATTGAG AAAGATATCCAAAATCTGTTGGGATCGTCTTGA
- the LOC104425844 gene encoding biotin synthase, mitochondrial: protein MLAIRSAFRGGARPVSASSSSSLLFTLGYSSFFPSPPSPSSSSAAAVHADRTIIEGPRNDWSRDEIKSIYDSPVLDLLFHGAQVHRHAHNFREVQQCTLLSIKTGGCSEDCSYCPQSSRYSTGLKAQKLMTKDDVLQAAQRAKEAGSTRFCMGAAWRDTVGRKTNFGQILEYVKEIREMGMEVCCTLGMLEKQQAIELKNAGLTAYNHNLDTSREYYPNIITTRTYDERLKTLEHVRDAGINVCSGGIIGLGEAEEDRVGLLHTLATLPTHPESVPINALIAVKGTPLQDQKPVEIWEMIRMIATARIVMPKAMVRLSAGRVRFSVPEQALCFLAGANSIFTGEKLLTTPNNDFDADQLMFKMLGLIPKAPSFDDDGAKHDAAEHCEEAISSSG from the exons ATGCTAGCGATTCGATCGGCGTTCCGCGGCGGCGCGAGGCCCGTCTCCGCCTCTTCCTCCTCGTCTCTCCTCTTCACTCTCGGCTactcctctttctttccttctcctccgtcgccgtcgtcgtcgtcggcggcCGCGGTTCACGCCGACAGGACCATCATCGAGGGCCCCCGGAACGACTGGTCCCGCGACGAGATCAAGTCCATCTACGACTCCCCCGTCCTCGATCTCCTCTTCCACGGG GCTCAAGTCCACAGGCATGCCCATAACTTCAGGGAAGTGCAGCAGTGCACTCTGCTGTCCATCAAGACAGGTGGGTGCAGCGAGGATTGTTCCTACTGTCCGCAGTCCTCCAGATACAGCACCGGGTTGAAAGCCCAGAAGCTCATGACCAAGGATGATGTCCTTCAGGCAGCTCAAAGG GCCAAGGAGGCTGGTAGCACCCGCTTTTGCATGGGAGCTGCCTGGAGAGATACCGTAGGCAGGAAAACTAATTTCGGCCAGATCCTTGAGTATGTGAAGGAAATAAG GGAGATGGGGATGGAGGTATGCTGCACCTTGGGCATGCTAGAAAAGCAGCAAGCCATTGAACTCAAGAATGCTGGCCTGACTGCGTATAACCACAATCTCGATACCTCAAGAGAATATTATCCAAATATAATCACCACAAGAACTTATGATGAGCGGTTGAAAACCCTCGAGCATGTCCGCGATGCAGGGATTAATGTGTGCTCTG GAGGAATAATTGGGCTtggagaagcagaggaggaccGGGTTGGTTTGCTGCATACTTTGGCAACCCTGCCAACACATCCAGAGAGTGTCCCCATTAATGCGCTGATTGCTGTGAAAGGCACACCTCTACAAGATCAGAAG CCAGTTGAAATATGGGAGATGATAAGGATGATTGCCACTGCGAGGATAGTCATGCCAAAAGCAATGGTACGGTTATCTGCCGGCAGAGTCCGTTTCTCTGTGCCAGAGCAGGCGCTATGCTTTCTGGCCGGTGCGAATTCCATTTTCACAGGCGAGAAGCTTCTAACAACTCCTAACAATGATTTTGATGCGGATCAACTCATGTTCAAGATGCTGGGACTAATTCCAAAGGCTCCAAGTTTTGACGATGATGGCGCAAAGCATGATGCAGCAGAGCATTGTGAGGAAGCCATTTCAAGTTCTGGTTGA